One genomic segment of uncultured Desulfobacter sp. includes these proteins:
- a CDS encoding HAD family hydrolase produces MKKCMFFLVIAIAFTVSVIGAQAADHLPSWNDTSAKKGIIAFVEKVTTPGSPDFVPEPERIAVFDNDGTLWPENPVPFQLAYALDTLKQMTEIKPQLKKDPMVQAALSGDFSKLLEGKHHDGLMQVMALTHAGMTTGKFNTQVENWLLSARHLRYEKPYDQLTYQPMQEVLNYLRQNGFKTFIVSGGGADFMRVWSERVYGIPPEQVIGSNALTKFELRESGPVLVKTMDSLFVDDKEGKPVGIHQFIGRRPIACFGNSDGDKAMLEYTTIQNPRPSFGLIVRHTDAEREYAYDAKPKSSGKLVEALKEAPGRGWVVVDMKSDWKRVYNFEN; encoded by the coding sequence ATGAAAAAATGCATGTTTTTTCTGGTAATCGCTATCGCATTCACCGTTTCTGTCATCGGTGCCCAGGCAGCAGACCACTTGCCGTCGTGGAACGACACTTCTGCGAAAAAAGGCATTATAGCCTTTGTCGAAAAAGTTACCACACCGGGTTCTCCTGATTTCGTGCCGGAACCTGAACGAATTGCCGTTTTTGACAACGACGGCACCCTCTGGCCTGAAAATCCGGTGCCCTTTCAGCTCGCATATGCTTTGGATACACTGAAGCAGATGACGGAAATAAAACCGCAGCTGAAAAAAGACCCCATGGTTCAGGCCGCTTTGAGCGGTGATTTTTCAAAGCTTCTTGAGGGAAAACACCATGACGGTCTGATGCAGGTTATGGCGCTGACCCATGCCGGTATGACCACCGGGAAATTTAACACACAGGTGGAAAACTGGCTTTTAAGTGCCCGGCATCTCCGCTATGAAAAGCCGTATGACCAGTTAACCTATCAGCCGATGCAGGAAGTATTAAATTACCTTCGTCAAAACGGTTTTAAAACGTTTATTGTGTCCGGCGGCGGTGCTGATTTTATGCGCGTTTGGAGCGAGCGGGTCTATGGTATTCCACCGGAACAGGTAATCGGGTCCAATGCTCTGACAAAATTTGAACTCCGGGAAAGCGGACCGGTGTTGGTCAAAACCATGGATTCTCTTTTTGTCGACGACAAGGAAGGCAAGCCGGTCGGTATCCACCAGTTTATCGGCCGCCGCCCCATCGCCTGTTTCGGAAACAGTGACGGGGATAAGGCCATGCTTGAATACACCACCATCCAAAATCCGCGCCCTAGTTTCGGCCTGATTGTCCGTCATACTGATGCGGAACGCGAGTACGCCTATGATGCAAAACCCAAAAGCAGCGGAAAATTGGTTGAGGCATTAAAAGAGGCCCCTGGACGGGGATGGGTTGTGGTGGACATGAAGTCCGACTGGAAACGGGTATATAATTTTGAAAATTAG
- a CDS encoding RtcB family protein, protein MISNHNFKQIDKYLYEIPKTFRADMRVPARFYADPELLKDLQGDRSLEQLVNTATLPGIVKYALAMPDIHQGYGFPIGGVIATQLPDGIISPGGVGYDINCGVRLLATQIEKEEINPYLDDLASALYANCPSGVGKAGHIKLQPGELDVLVEKGAKWALKRGYATESDLERTEENGCMAGADAGKISDRAKNRGKNQVGTLGSGNHFIEIDTVDRIYDEPTARQMGLFPNQITVQIHCGSRGLGHQICGDYVKRFQKAVHQYGLILPDRELVCAPLSSPEGKDYLAAMKAAANYAFVNRQVLAYHIRRSFEQVLAGKIKNHHIYQIYDIAHNMAKVEAHEVDGRRIKVCVHRKGATRAFGPGSPVLPGIYRNIGQPVLVPGTMGTASWVLVGTKESMTQTFGSICHGAGRVMSRSKAKKNVRGTKLREELEKKGIRVRAGSMSALAEEAPMAYKDVDRVIQVVHGSGIAKKVARLIPLAVIKG, encoded by the coding sequence ATGATCAGCAACCATAATTTCAAGCAAATTGACAAATACCTGTACGAAATTCCCAAGACATTTCGTGCCGACATGCGCGTTCCGGCCCGTTTTTACGCCGATCCGGAACTCCTGAAGGACTTACAGGGCGATAGAAGTCTGGAACAATTGGTCAATACAGCTACCCTTCCGGGAATTGTCAAATACGCACTGGCCATGCCCGACATTCACCAGGGTTATGGTTTTCCCATCGGAGGGGTGATCGCCACCCAATTGCCCGACGGGATTATTTCCCCCGGCGGTGTCGGCTACGATATCAACTGCGGCGTGCGTTTGCTGGCAACTCAAATTGAAAAAGAGGAAATAAACCCTTACCTGGATGATCTGGCCTCGGCGCTATACGCCAACTGTCCCAGTGGTGTCGGCAAAGCAGGTCATATAAAACTTCAGCCGGGTGAACTGGACGTTCTGGTAGAAAAAGGCGCGAAATGGGCATTGAAGCGTGGGTATGCCACCGAGTCTGACCTGGAACGCACTGAAGAGAATGGCTGTATGGCGGGTGCTGACGCCGGCAAGATTAGTGACAGGGCCAAAAATCGAGGTAAAAACCAGGTCGGCACTCTGGGTTCAGGCAATCATTTTATTGAGATCGATACGGTAGACCGGATTTACGACGAACCGACCGCCCGGCAAATGGGCCTTTTCCCCAACCAGATAACCGTCCAGATCCATTGCGGTTCACGGGGGCTTGGGCATCAGATTTGCGGTGATTATGTAAAACGCTTTCAAAAAGCGGTTCATCAATACGGCCTTATTTTGCCGGACCGGGAACTGGTTTGCGCACCGCTCAGCAGTCCCGAAGGAAAAGATTACCTGGCAGCCATGAAAGCGGCCGCCAACTATGCGTTTGTCAACCGCCAGGTCCTGGCCTATCATATCCGTCGCAGCTTTGAACAAGTGCTGGCCGGTAAGATAAAAAATCACCATATTTACCAAATTTACGATATTGCCCACAACATGGCCAAAGTTGAAGCGCATGAGGTGGACGGGCGTCGGATAAAGGTATGCGTTCACCGTAAGGGAGCAACGCGTGCTTTTGGCCCCGGCTCCCCGGTTTTACCCGGAATTTATCGTAACATCGGTCAACCGGTGCTGGTGCCCGGCACCATGGGAACCGCCAGTTGGGTGCTGGTGGGCACAAAAGAATCAATGACCCAAACCTTCGGGTCCATATGCCACGGTGCCGGCAGGGTAATGAGCCGAAGCAAAGCAAAAAAAAACGTACGGGGCACCAAGCTGCGGGAAGAATTAGAGAAAAAAGGCATCCGCGTACGGGCCGGCAGCATGTCGGCCCTGGCCGAAGAAGCACCCATGGCCTATAAAGACGTGGACCGGGTGATCCAGGTGGTTCACGGCTCAGGCATTGCCAAAAAAGTTGCACGATTGATTCCGCTGGCCGTCATCAAGGGATAG
- a CDS encoding nucleoside phosphorylase, producing the protein MNGRLNPDRVSVRCPAAPYTAADLPIDEDGRSYHLQIKPGQMAPNILLVGDPGRAEFIGSTLLRDIEVEHEHRGIVTVTGTSEITGGRATIISPVKTTVTTSGIGTSSLEIVVNELVALNEINFETRTHKPDFPKLHIIRVGTSGGLQASTKIGTPIITSYAIGMDNTGLFYEAPYPDETCERLEQELDHVVRRSMSIESRFYGRIHPYVSRAEPTIVDALLEASASLGVPAKLGLTVSTSGFYAPQGRDIARVKPVIPEIERVFSEYDPVVGGQRIENMEMETSFLIHFLGALGYWAGAICTTINNRRENTFDHHCQEAVKNSTKVALLALATVRRRDPDLQTGWP; encoded by the coding sequence ATGAATGGCCGACTGAATCCTGATAGAGTCAGTGTCCGCTGTCCTGCTGCGCCATACACAGCAGCAGATTTGCCGATTGATGAGGATGGGCGAAGTTACCACCTTCAGATAAAACCGGGGCAAATGGCCCCCAATATCCTATTGGTAGGGGACCCCGGACGTGCTGAATTCATTGGTTCAACCTTATTGCGTGATATAGAGGTTGAGCATGAGCATCGGGGAATCGTGACGGTCACCGGAACCTCAGAAATTACAGGAGGACGGGCAACGATCATTTCGCCGGTGAAAACCACCGTAACGACCTCCGGGATCGGAACGTCTTCCCTTGAGATCGTTGTGAATGAGTTGGTTGCGTTGAACGAAATTAATTTCGAGACGCGAACCCACAAGCCCGATTTTCCAAAGCTTCATATCATAAGAGTGGGCACTTCCGGTGGACTTCAGGCGTCAACAAAGATCGGTACCCCAATCATCACCTCTTATGCGATTGGTATGGACAATACAGGTTTGTTCTATGAGGCACCCTATCCAGACGAGACCTGCGAGCGACTCGAACAGGAGCTCGACCATGTTGTTAGACGCTCGATGAGCATAGAATCTCGATTTTACGGGAGAATCCACCCATATGTATCTCGCGCTGAGCCGACCATTGTCGATGCACTATTGGAGGCTTCGGCGAGTCTTGGCGTACCGGCCAAGCTCGGTTTGACGGTTTCAACGAGTGGGTTTTACGCCCCCCAAGGCCGTGACATTGCTCGAGTGAAGCCTGTCATTCCAGAAATAGAAAGAGTCTTTTCCGAATACGACCCGGTGGTGGGTGGCCAACGTATCGAAAACATGGAAATGGAAACGAGCTTCCTGATCCACTTCCTTGGCGCCCTGGGGTACTGGGCCGGCGCAATCTGCACGACGATCAATAATCGGCGGGAGAACACATTTGACCACCATTGCCAAGAGGCAGTAAAGAATTCAACCAAGGTGGCACTTTTGGCATTGGCTACCGTTAGACGTCGTGATCCTGATCTACAAACAGGTTGGCCGTGA
- a CDS encoding arylsulfatase: protein MRKRKILLFTFLAIAMISLPFGSAMAGQKDKPNILVIWGDDIGTWNISHNNNGMMGYKTPNIDRIAQEGISFTDYYGQQSCTAGRAAFINGSVPVRTGMTKVGMPGAEQGWQKTDVTFATVLKEQGYATGQFGKNHQGDRDEHLPTMHGFDEFMGNLYHLNAEEEPENRDYPGDMKLANGKTFREQFGPRGVLKCKADGKGGQTIEDTGPLTKKRMETVDEETLAVAKDFINRQHKTGEPWMCWWNATRMHFRTHVKDEHKNLAGPNSDEYHDGMVEHDMMVGELLKLLDELGIAENTIVLYSTDNGPHYNTWPDAANTPFRNEKNSNWEGAFRVPAFVRWPTKFPAGTTINGIVAHEDWLPTFAAAAGEPEIKEKLKKGVTLNGRKYKNYIDGYNMLDYLSKAGTFKTINEDQAACPRKEFIYVTDGGEVCAIRVGDWKAVYLENRAHQLQIWREPFIQLRLPLVFNLRRDPFEKSQHNSNTYHDWVIDRAYILGPMQVVASRFLMTMKDYPPSQTPGDWSLATLESQIKSMTMGGN from the coding sequence ATGAGGAAAAGAAAAATTTTACTTTTCACGTTTCTGGCAATTGCTATGATATCGTTGCCTTTTGGCAGTGCAATGGCTGGGCAAAAAGACAAGCCCAATATCCTTGTAATCTGGGGGGATGACATCGGTACCTGGAATATCAGCCACAACAATAACGGCATGATGGGCTACAAGACTCCCAACATCGACCGCATCGCGCAGGAGGGCATTTCCTTCACCGATTATTACGGCCAGCAAAGTTGTACAGCTGGTCGCGCGGCGTTTATCAACGGCAGCGTGCCGGTGCGCACCGGCATGACCAAGGTCGGCATGCCCGGAGCGGAACAGGGTTGGCAGAAGACGGATGTCACCTTTGCGACCGTGCTCAAGGAGCAAGGCTACGCCACGGGTCAGTTCGGCAAGAATCACCAGGGTGACCGCGACGAGCATCTGCCCACGATGCATGGGTTCGATGAGTTCATGGGTAACCTTTACCATCTTAACGCCGAAGAGGAGCCTGAAAATCGAGACTATCCCGGCGACATGAAACTGGCCAACGGTAAAACCTTCCGTGAGCAGTTCGGCCCGCGTGGTGTACTCAAGTGCAAGGCCGACGGCAAGGGCGGCCAGACCATCGAGGATACCGGTCCGCTGACAAAGAAGCGGATGGAGACAGTCGACGAGGAAACCCTCGCCGTCGCCAAGGACTTTATTAATCGTCAGCACAAAACCGGTGAGCCATGGATGTGCTGGTGGAATGCCACGCGTATGCATTTCCGCACGCACGTTAAGGACGAACACAAGAACCTCGCAGGACCCAACTCCGATGAATACCACGACGGAATGGTCGAGCACGACATGATGGTTGGTGAGTTACTGAAACTGTTAGATGAACTTGGCATTGCCGAGAATACGATTGTGCTCTATTCGACCGACAACGGCCCGCATTACAATACCTGGCCGGATGCAGCAAACACCCCCTTCCGTAATGAGAAAAACTCCAACTGGGAAGGCGCATTCCGAGTGCCGGCATTCGTCCGCTGGCCGACCAAGTTCCCGGCCGGTACCACGATTAACGGGATTGTGGCCCATGAAGACTGGTTGCCCACCTTTGCCGCGGCTGCCGGAGAACCGGAGATCAAGGAAAAATTGAAAAAGGGCGTCACACTGAACGGGCGAAAGTATAAAAACTACATTGACGGCTACAACATGCTGGACTACCTGTCAAAGGCCGGCACGTTCAAGACCATCAACGAAGATCAGGCAGCCTGCCCCCGAAAGGAGTTCATATACGTGACCGACGGGGGCGAGGTTTGCGCCATCCGCGTCGGTGACTGGAAGGCCGTTTACCTTGAGAACCGGGCTCATCAGTTGCAGATCTGGCGTGAACCATTTATCCAGCTACGTCTCCCGCTGGTGTTCAATCTCAGGCGTGATCCGTTTGAGAAATCACAGCACAACTCGAACACCTACCATGATTGGGTGATCGACCGCGCTTACATTCTCGGGCCGATGCAGGTCGTTGCCAGCCGGTTCCTCATGACTATGAAGGACTATCCGCCGAGCCAGACCCCCGGCGACTGGAGTCTGGCCACCCTCGAATCACAGATTAAAAGTATGACCATGGGCGGCAACTAA
- a CDS encoding CBS domain-containing protein: protein MDVGEVCNREVIIIDREGSIREAAGLMREYHVGNVVVVEEKNEERFPIGILTDRDIVLELIALDVDIDAVTVGDAMSFELITAREEDNVMETIKRMRHKAVRRIPVVNDRGALEGILAVDDLIDALSEQLTDLARLVMGGQQRENEERL from the coding sequence ATGGATGTTGGAGAAGTTTGCAATCGCGAAGTGATCATTATTGACAGAGAAGGTTCCATCCGTGAAGCAGCCGGGCTCATGCGAGAATACCACGTCGGTAATGTCGTGGTTGTCGAAGAAAAGAACGAAGAACGTTTTCCGATCGGCATTCTAACCGACAGAGACATCGTGCTTGAATTGATCGCTCTTGATGTCGACATAGACGCCGTCACGGTTGGCGATGCCATGAGTTTCGAATTAATAACCGCCAGGGAAGAAGACAACGTTATGGAGACAATCAAGCGCATGCGGCATAAAGCAGTGCGCCGTATACCGGTTGTAAACGATCGCGGCGCTCTGGAAGGAATCCTCGCGGTGGATGACCTTATAGATGCCCTCTCCGAACAATTGACGGACCTTGCAAGACTGGTTATGGGGGGACAGCAGCGGGAGAATGAAGAACGCCTGTGA
- a CDS encoding RNA 3'-terminal phosphate cyclase, with the protein MLHIDGSYREGGGQIIRTAIALSALTRIPFRAEKIRQNRPRSGLKSQHLCCINALEKLSDARVKGAQLGSDIPVILITGRAKADTQSNAVKYVAIYFLLKPFAEQAFIEIIELQTKGTESKS; encoded by the coding sequence ATGTTGCATATAGACGGCTCCTACAGAGAAGGCGGCGGACAGATTATACGAACCGCCATAGCCCTTTCCGCTTTGACCCGAATACCTTTCAGAGCGGAAAAAATTAGACAAAACAGACCCAGGTCGGGGCTGAAATCCCAGCATCTATGCTGTATCAATGCCCTTGAGAAGTTATCCGATGCACGGGTGAAAGGCGCACAACTGGGTTCTGATATTCCAGTGATCCTAATTACCGGCCGAGCGAAAGCGGATACGCAGAGCAATGCCGTAAAGTATGTCGCCATCTATTTTTTATTAAAGCCTTTTGCCGAACAGGCTTTCATAGAAATAATTGAATTACAGACGAAGGGAACGGAGAGTAAGTCCTGA
- a CDS encoding archease encodes MPTESLPRSLKSFHDIGFEEIEHTADCALHIFGKNFSKLLTNAAIGMTSLMAFEPSAIPDDTRRHVELEAMDAESLLVEWLSELAYWAEMEMLVFHRFELYNVTPNHLQAVIHGGHVSDFKKHIKAVTYHNLEVVETEKGLEATVVFDV; translated from the coding sequence ATGCCGACCGAATCTTTACCAAGATCCCTGAAGAGCTTTCATGATATCGGTTTTGAAGAGATAGAGCACACAGCTGATTGCGCACTTCACATTTTCGGGAAAAATTTTTCAAAACTGCTTACAAACGCAGCGATCGGTATGACCAGCTTGATGGCTTTCGAGCCTTCCGCCATCCCTGATGATACAAGGCGGCATGTTGAATTGGAGGCCATGGATGCCGAGAGCCTACTGGTAGAATGGTTGAGTGAATTGGCCTATTGGGCTGAAATGGAGATGCTCGTATTTCACCGCTTTGAACTCTACAACGTGACTCCGAATCATTTGCAGGCCGTTATACACGGTGGTCACGTATCCGATTTTAAAAAGCATATAAAAGCAGTAACTTATCATAACCTGGAGGTTGTCGAAACGGAAAAAGGGCTGGAGGCCACGGTGGTATTCGATGTATAG